AATCGACATTATGTATAATAATGCCGGTATAGCTATGCCAATTTCATCTATTGAAGACATTAGTGAAGATCATTATGAAAGAATGATGGATATTAACATGAAAGGTATATTTTTAGGAACAAAAGCTGTTGTTCCTTATATGAAGGAAGCTAAACAAGGGGTTATATTATCAACAGGTTCCACTTCTGCATTACGCCCAAGAGCTGGATTAAATATATATTGTGCGTCAAAAGGTGCCGTAGTTGCATTTATGAAATCAATGGCATTGGAACTCGCTCCCCATGGAATACGGGTAAACAGCATTAATCCAGTCGCGACAAATACCCCTATGGTTGATGAAGAACAAAGAAAGAAGTTTATTGGTACTATCCCACTAGGTCGCCTTGCAAAACCAACTGATATGGCCAACACCGCTTTATTCCTAGCTTCTGATGAAGCAGCAATGATTACAGGTGTAGATCTCGAGGTTGATGGGGGACGCTGTGTTTAATGGGGAAAACACTGTTCAATAGATCTTAAAATAAAAAGCATGAGAGAAGAAGTTATACAATTTCTTCTCTCGCTTTTTTAATTTTTGTTAAATCTCGTAAAAATGAGGTAGATCGTTCTGCCTTTTTGCCTTTTTCAGAAGATCATGAAAGGAAATTAAATCGCCCTTTTAATCAATATTGTTTATTGAACATAACTTAACTTAAGAATCAAAATACGCAGAAGCAAGGCATTTTTAGTGAATTTCCACGCAACAATCATTAGTAAAAAATTTTACTTTAACTTGACGTTAACTATACCAACTGGTATGTTATTTTTGACGATGATTTTCGCCTAGGAGGTTATAGGATGGTTTCAGAAAAAAAAATAAACTTGATTAACTCTGCTGTACATTTATTTGAAAAACAGGGATATATGCAAACATCGGTTCAAGACATAGTGGAACATGCTAATGTCACGAAAGGGAGTTTCTATTATTACTTTGATTCAAAGGAGGATTTACTTTATTTAATACATGATGAATTTATTGAATACGAATTAAAAAAAGTAACTGAGATTACAGAACTTCCAAATTTAAGTTGTACAGAAAAATTAAAAAGAATGATAGAAGCCACGTGGAAAAGTATTGCTTTATACAAAGAAAAAGTAACCATATATCTACTCGAGAGAAGATTCATTACTGCTGAAAAAAATAAATTAATTAAACAGAAGAGAGATAAATTTGAGGACTGTTTTGTTAATATATTAAAGGAAGGAATAAAATCTGGGGAATTCGATCCTACTATAAACCCTAAGTTAATCGCGTTTTCAATATTGGGTATGTCAGGGTGGGGAATACATTGGTATCGTCAAGATGGAGAATTATCCATTGAGGAAATCGCAAAAATTCATCAAAATATGATTTTAAAAGGAATTAGTATATAGTGTAAAGCACCGGATATGAATAAGTCCGATGCTCTACCTAACTTTTAATTAAATCAACCACTAAATTGCCTTATGTAATGTTTTTCGGATAACATTTGACCATAATATTCAATTGTCCTTTTTGAACAGTCTCCTTCCTTTGATTATAAACCGTTACTTCGCGAAATATTATTCCCCTTTCTTTTGTCGAAGTTAATCTTTTGTTTAATATTTTCATTTCAAAGTGTATTGTATCTCCAATTAATATAGGTTTTAAAAACATCCAATTTTCAATACCTAAAAAAGCTAATGCTGTTCCTGTAAATATTCCTAAACGATCCATTAACCCCGTCATAACAGAAAATCCAAGTGCTCCATGTGCAATTCTAGTTTCAAAAGGAGTATTTTTTGCAAATTCCTCATCAGTGTGTAGTGGGTTAAAATCACCTGATAATCCAGTGAATTGTACTACATCAGATTCAGTAATAGTTCTTGAAACACTCGTAAAAGATTGGCCAATCTCGAAATCTTCATAATATAATCCCATATATATCTATACCTCTGAACTTTTAGCTTTTTTATTTTCTAACAACTTAAAAGCCATTTGTTTTAATTTAAAATTTTGAACTTTTCCTGTTGTAGTTGTTGGAAACTCGTCCACAATAAATATATATCTAGGAACTTTAAAACTAGCAATTTTTGTTTTACAGTAAGAAATTAATTCTTCTTCATTTATTTTGTTTTTATTTACTTGTAACTGTACAAAAGATGCGCATACCTCTGTCAATCTCTCATCAGGTACTGCTATTGTACATGCTTTAAAGACAGCCGGATGGCTTATTAAAACAGCATCTACTTCAATTGGATCTACATTTTCTCCACCAACTCTGATAATATCTTTTATACGACCTGAGAGATGTAGATAACCTAACTCATCAATATAACCTTTATCCCCTGTATATAGCCATCCATCTTCAGTTAAAACTTCTTTTGTTTCTATAGGTTTATTATAGTAACCAAGCATAACAGAGTGACCCTTTACACATATTTCTCCTGAATTTCCATTACTTAGGGTTTGCTTAGTATAAGGGTCTACAATTTTTATTGAAATGCCTGGTAAAGGATAACCGTTTTTTGAAATAATAGTATCGTCAGAGTCGTCTAAAAATGTTAAACTAGTTACTCCCGTTGATTCTGTCATACCGTATGAATTAACTACTTTGAAATCATTTTTTTTAACTACCTTTTCCAATATTCCCTTTGTTCCGGAGCACATTGCTACCCTTATTGATTTAATAGATTTTTGATTAAAATTGGGATCATTCATAATATCTAAATACATAGAATCAAATCCATACAAAATGCTAACTTTTTCTTCTTTAATTAATTTTATTACCTTTCCTGATTCAAATGCCTCCATAAGAACAATACATGCTCCTCTAGTACAAGCTGCAGTCAACCCGACTTGACTAGCATAAACGTGAAATAGAGGTAGGAACAATAAAATTTTATCAGAACTCTTCATTTGAAGGCGTTCGGCAACATTGTTCATATTAATTATCATTTTATGGGAATGCATTACGCCTTTAGGAAATCCAGTTGTCCCAGATGTATAATAAATAGCAAATAAATCTTCAGGACTTACTTCCGATTCTCTTTTACGTAGTTCATCGTTGCTAATTTGTTTTCCTCTATCGATAAGATCTTTAAAACTAATAGTACTAGTAGATAAAAAACCAACTGAAATCACTTTTCGTAGTCTAGGTAACTTTTCAGCTTTTAATTGACCCGGAATGCTATGTTCTAGCTCGGGGGTAATCCCCTTTAATATCTCATAATAATTTGCATTCCGATATGAATTTCCAAGAACTAATAGGGAAGAATCTGACTGTTTAAGAACGTATTCTAGATCATTTGAACGAAACCTCGTATTGATAGGAACAATAACAGCGCCAATCTTAGCTATTGCATAATAGAAGAAAAACCATTCTGGAGAATTATTTAGCCATAAAGCAACTTTATCTCCTTTCTGTACACCATAGGAAAGTAATCCTTTCGCTAATAAATCAGTAATGTTGTTCAAGTTTAAATACGTATAAGATTTCTCATTATATATAATTGCTTTTGAGTCTCCCCAAGTACTCGAAGCACTATTTAAAAGATCACCGAATGTTTTGTCTAAAGTAATCGTTTCCATTTTTCCTCCTCATAAAAATCTTAAAGTCTATTTTTAATTAATACGTGGATGTACCAAAATGACAATACCATTAAAATATAAAATAAAGGTTTACTGTCGAAAGGAAATCCAACAGTGTCAAAAATAATTACCTCTTTCTGGATGGATGAAGTTTAACGATTCCCTCCTTTTAAATTAAATTGCTTTATAACGACAACCAAACCAATACCAACCAGTAGGTATTATTGTATCTTTTGAACATGTTATTGTCAATTCAATATCGATAAATTTAAAAATATTCTATATTATTTTATCAAATCATTGACAATAATGTTAATTAGATAATATAATACCAACTAGTAGGTATTTTATTTTAAAATTTAATATCGTGAATGTTCCAAAAAAAGTTTGAAAGGAGTAAAAAATGTTGTTACAACAAAGCCAAGATTTATTTAAAAATGTCATGGGTAATTATCCCACTGGGGTAACGATTTTAACTACAATTAATAGCATTGGAAAGCCAGTGGGATTAACAGTAAATTCTTTTGCCTCAGTTTCTTTGAATCCGCAGTTAATATTATGGTCTATTGACCATAAAGCTGATTCTTTAGAATCCTTTACGAAAGGAAATTACTTTGCTGTTCATATGCTAGCTGGAGATCAGCAAGAATTATGTAACACATTCGCCAGAAAAAAAATTGATCGTTTTAAGGAATGTCATTGGACAATATCTGAGAATAATCTTCCAATAATTGAGGATGTATTTGCTGTTTTGCAATGTAAAAAGTTTAAATGTATTGAAGCTGGAGATCATACTATTTTAGTTGGTGAAGTTATAGATATTGAAGTAAAAGATAAGGAACCTGCGTTATATCATAGAAGACAATTTGGTCCTATACCATCGGAATTTTATTCTGTAACACAGAAATAATCTTAATGTCAAGGACACTCATAAAAAACTATTGTGAAAAGGTGATACAGTATGCTAAATGCCGCAAAGAATACTAATTTGCCGGATTTACTTTTTGTACATTACTGTAACAGGGAATTTGGAATCAATCGTGGTATTTATAATACAATTGATTTATGGTTTTACGAGAAAGGTCACACCAATATTAAAGAAAGGCGAAAAAAAATATTATCATTTTTAAAGTTTGTTTATTCACAAACAAATAAAAACGATAAAATTATATTTGGTAATGGTGGTTTAAAATCGAAGTTAGTTGATTACTCGAATAATAGCGTTATAAACAAAAGTAAGGTAGTGTCGTAACAGATATATACCGACCGGTAGGTATATATCTGTTACAAAATAATTGAAATATTTCAAGGAGGAATCTTTAATGGAGTTTGGAGTTATGAATTTATTTCCTTATAAAAAAGGTAATAGTGAAAAGCAAATCATCGACGAAGCTATTGAAGAACTTACTTATGCTGAAGAATTGGGATTTGATTCTGTTTGGATAGCAGAACATCACTTTTCTGAATATGGGCTTATAGGTAACCCATTAATGCTCGCTGCACACTTGGCTGCTAAAACAAAAAAAATAAGAATTGGGACTGCTGTGACAATTTTACCCTTTTATAATCCTATCCGTTTAGCTGAAGATGCTGCTTTAGTGGATATTATGAGTGGAGGCCGTTTGGATTTAGGGGTTGGGCGCGGATATCAACCCTCCGAATTTGAGGGTTTTAAAATAGACCCGAATGAATCAAGGGAAAGATTTAATGAAACCGTTGAAATTTTAACACAAGCTTGGACACAAGGCGAAGTAAATTTTAAAGGAAAACATTATCATTATGAAAATGTTAAAATCCATCCTAAACCAAATCAGCAACCCCATGTACCAATACATTTCGCATCTGTTAGTACTAAGACTTTTGAAATTATGGCCGAAGAAGGAAGACATATTCTGACTTCTCCAAACTTTACGCCGATGGATATTATTAAAAGAAATTTTGACACGTATAAAAATGTTCTAATTAAAAACGGATATAATCCAACAGATTATAAATTTCCTTTGATGCAACAAGTCCATGTTGCACCTACGTCTCAAGATGCAAAAATTACAGCAGTACAAAATTCAAAACAATATTATGATTTATTAGCTACATTACTTCCTGGTTCTGGAAGTAAAGAAGCTGTAGATGAATACAAGTTTTATGAAAAGGTCCAGGAATCAACAGCTAATTTAACTTTAGAGGAAATCGAGAAAAATGGTGGATGCTTTGGTTCGACTCAAGAGGTTATTGAAAGAATAAAATATTTGGAGGAAGAAGCCGGTGTGAATCAGTTTATTGGATGGTTTAATTTTGGGCAAATGGGGCACAAGAAAACAATGGAAACCATGGAACTGTTTGCTAAAGAAGTGATACCAGCTTTTAAAAAAACCCATAGTATGTAATAAAACTAAAAGGAATAGGTGTTAAACTATTCCTTTTTTAAAACTCTTTTAAAATTTATACTTAGTTAAAGGATGTGTAGCTCACATGAAAATTTTGGGTGTTAGTGGAACGATCACTGGCTCAAAAACAAAAATTGTTGTTGAAAGAGCTTTAGATTATGTTAAGAAAATTGATCAAAATATAGAAGTTGAACTATTGGATTTGAAAACATATAATTTACAATTTTGTGATGGTCGAGATCCAAAGAGTTATACTGGGGATACAAAGAAGGTCATTGATATGGTAGCAGGCGCTGACTTTTACATTATCGGTACACCGGTTTTTCATGGAACCATGCCAGGCACACTCAAGAATCTTTTTGATTTAATCCCAGTTGAAACGCTAAAAGACAAAGTAATCGGCTTTATTGCTGTTGGCGGGAATCTTAAACATTATCTTATGATTGAAAATCAACTAAAACCAATCGCGGGTTATCTTAGAGCATTTGTTGCCCCAAATTATGTCTTTGTTCATAATGATGACTTTAGAAACTCCAAAATTATAAATGAGGATATATTAACGCAAATTTTCAATCTTTCCAAAGAAGTCATTATGTTGCAAAAGGGAATCAAAACTAACTTTGTAAAAGAAAACATTTATTAATGATTTTTATTGCTTGAATTGATTTCATAATAACTCTTTTTAAAAAAAGTGTAGATCTTACCTTAATCAAACTTTGCTTTTTTTAAAATTATGCAGCCAGTTGTTGTTCTGTCTCTAACTGTTTTCGAATACGATCTGCAGCTAATCTTGATGCATTATAAACGTGTGTTACGAAATCAAAATGAAGTTTCGCTTTCTAAATTGTACGATGGCAAACATTGTTTAATCGGAAAAACTCTTTTAAATAAGCATTTATTTGGAGCAAAGTTCTCATCAAAACTTTCGATTTCCTTTTCATTACGCTTATTATAGGCAATGGTGGTATGAGCGCCTAACTTTTGGAGGTGCTGGACAGGCATTGGAGCTGCTGCAGATCATATTTGAAAAAAAGTTGATTAGAACACTAAATTGGATGGAATTGTTAAATTGTACCTGAGTAAAAGTATTCAAATAAATAACAAAACGGCAGTGATTTCGCTGCCGTTTTAAAATTGTTCCGGCATAAATATCCAAAAAATAAGAATTCAGGTTAATTAATTTCCGAAAAAATCAGTCAATTTTGTTCACTTATTGTTACAATTTTCCTATAATGAATAAAAGAGAGGAGGAGATGTTGTCAAATAATAGGGTGATATTGTAAATTATTTAGGAAAAAAGTTTTAATTTATCAGTTGTTTGATAAGTCTTTAGGTTTATTTTTTGGGAAGGGTGAATTAGTACAATGAAAGCCAGAAGTGGGATGGCTTGAAGGACTGTGAGGGAAGCTCCCAGGTGGAATAGTCTTTGGGGAGACACACCTGGGATCCATTAAAAGTTGGGTATACCAACTTATTGTTAGTATACCTTTTTTATTTGAATATGAAAATAACGACATACAAGGAAAAGGGGGATGACAGTGAGAATCCATGGTGAATATATCATGACATCAGATACGATGGCGCTTGTACCACATTTAAATCAATACGGCGAACTTTGGTCGTTTGGGATGGAATTGAATCGAACGATATTGATAAGAAAAAATCCGAAAACAATACTAAATGACAGCTGCAAATTTTTTGGTTCGAGTTATGAAGGAAGAGTGGATGGAACAAAAGCTATTATGAATAGAGGTAAAATGTATCCAATTGCGATTTGTGTACCGCTTGATATGTACATGTTTCCCCTTGTGTCGCCTAATAATTACACCTGTGTATGGTTATCTTACGTACATATCCGAGATATTGACGCATATCAAACTCATCATGCAAAAATCACGTTTATGAATGAACAACAATTAATTGTTACTAAAAGTAAAAAGTTAGTCGAATCGAAAAAATTCCGTACTGGGGAATTGCGTCATCAGTTGAAGGTACGATCAAATTTCGATGTCGTTGCTGAATCACCATTAATTTATCAACTGCCGCAAATTGAAACCGATTTATGGAATTTAGTTCTTGATGAAAAGAAGGGAACGTATGAAGTTTACAGAAGATAAAAAATGCTAATAACAAGAAGTCAGGAAAAGCAATCAAGCGATATGCTTCCTGACTTCTTACATGTGTCTATTCATTTTTCTTGTTTTCGTTATTAGATGGACTTACTCCCATATTTTCTCGATCAATCCCATGCACATCAGGTTCATCCGCAAATTCCGTAGTTATAGTATCATTATTTCTTATCGTTCGATCGTCTTTATTTTCATCATCGAAAACCTGATTTTTCATGTACTGATGGAAGAACCATTCTCCGACAGCAATGATAAGTGCTGACAGGAGAGCGGCAGTCACAATCGGCATTGGTTCGTCAATGATAGCGAAGCCAATGAGCCAGATCATAATGAAAGAAAGTCCAAAGTCTGCGATTGTTGCAACTATGTTATTGAATGAGCGTAAAATCAGCAAATCGCCAATCGCATAAGAGGCTAGCGTTAGAATGACTGAAATCGTTAAAATTTCTCCAAAGTCAGCACCATATAATAAGCCGAGTACAATCCATAATACCGCAGTACACATAATAAATTTCATGATTAGTGCTTTTACATGATCCATTAATTTCACCTCCTTGCTTTTATGTTTATCTTTTATCGGGTATTTATTCCGCTTAACATGAAACTTTTTTAGAGCTGCAAGTGTCTTATGGAAAAGAAGAGAAAACAGGTGATGAAATGAAGAATTCGTTGAGAATAACCGCATTTTTTTTCTTACTGATAATGTTTACTGCATGCAGCAACAGCTCTGAGAAATCAGCTGAAGATCATGCGGGGCTGATGAGGAACGAAATCCATTCAGTGGAAGTTGATGAGGATCGTGCAGAAATTGCTCAGACAGAAGAAAGTAAAGAAGCCACGGATGTTCCAATGAAAGGTAAGCGTAAAATAATTTACACTGCACACATGGATATTGTCGTACCTGACTATAATGAATCCGAGAAAAAAATTAGCGAAATCGTAGAAAAGGAAAAAGGCTATATTGTGAATTCACACGTCAATCAGGGGGAACATAATGAGAAAAGTGGCAGTATCACTGTCAGGATTCCACAGGGATCGTTCCAATCATTCCTAGACAGTGTAGAAAAAATCAGTACTGAAGTAACGGATCAGTCGGTAGACGGGGAAGATGTGACAGAGGAATATGTCGATTTAGAGGCTCGTTTAAAGGCAAAAATGAGTGTCAAAAAAAGACTAGAAACATTTATGGAGCAAGCGGAAACAACAAAGGATCTTCTCGCGGTTTCGGAACAGATGGGGAAAGTGCAGGAAGAGATCGAACAAATTGAAGGCAGATTGAACTATCTTAAAAACCAAAGTGATTATTCAACAGTTACGGTATCCATTACTGAGAAAAGTATAAAAGTTGGCGAACTGGGTTCTAAAGATTTGAACACATGGACGCGCTCCAAACAATTATTTGTAACGACAATTCATTTCATTTTCACAGGTGTTTCAGGAGCTGTTGTTTTCTTACTAGGCCTTTCACCAATTTTAGTGCCAATTGCTATAATTGTTGTTGGTTTATACTTGTATATAAGACGTAAAAAAAGAAACGAAAAAGCAAGCAGGGATTAAGCCTTGCTTGCTTTGTTTACGGCTTCAATGATTGAGGGGATTTCATTTAATGATTGAATTTCATAGTCAGGAATAATGTCATCGCTACGTGTGAGGTTGTTGCGGTTAATCCAGACCGAAGTAATGCCGGCTTGATTTGCCCCGAGAATATCGGTTGTTAATTTATCACCGACCATGATGGCCTCATTGTTTGCGACGCCAAGCTTTTCAAGCGCGTGTTGGAAAAGGCCTTTATCCGGTTTTCCGCGCCCGAAGCTGCCTGAAATAATAATGTGATCAAAGTAAGGAGATAATTCGGGTACACCTCTTAGTTTTTCATTTTGTAAATCAGGTGAGCCATTTGTAAGCAGGAGCAACTTATAGTTGTCGTTTAAAGAATCAAGGATGGCATACGTTTCATCATAAACATATTTTTTTTGTCGGCGAATTTTAGGGAACAATTCCCCTAGTTTTGCTCCGAGCTCCTTATCGTCGATTCCCAACGCTTTTAAGCCATTTGTCCAGGCATCTTTACGATAAGCTGGAACGACTTGGTTAAGTTTGCGGAAATCATCAGTATCATCTAGGAAATTACCCCATAGTCCTTCAAAAGGATTGATCCCGATCATTTTTGTAAACTCAAATGTTTCATAAGTTGAGTATAGTTCTCTAGCTTCTTTTTTTACTGATTCCTCCAGTTTTTTTGGATCGAGCTCATACTTTTTTGCAGCAGCTGCGCACGTTTCCTCAAAAGCTTCGTTAATACTTCGATCATCCCATAAAAGCGTATCGTCTAAATCAAACATTACAGCTTTAATCATTTGTTTTATTCCCTGCTTTCATCCGTACTTATCCCTCTCTATTCTAGCACTTTATTTAAGAGAGTGTGAATTCAATAATTTTCAGAAAATAACATCTTGTTACAAAGTTGTAATCTAACAAAAACATTGCTGTTATATAAATTTAGTAACATAGTTAGCAACTGGAAATAGAGAAAAAACATAGAAGAACAAGCTTTTTGGAGGGGTTTTTTATGTTACATATAAATGGAAAAGGGTTAATTAAGAAAATTACAATTTCAGCAACTCTAGCAGGGGCGTTTACTTTTGCATCGTACATAGGGGACTTTGAATTTAATCATAACATCGCTTCAGCAAGCCAAATGAATACAAATCAAATATTAAAAGTTGGGTCTCGCGGGGGAGACGTCAAAAATTTACAATCAAAATTAAAAGTAAAAGCCGATGGCATATATGGTCCTGCGACAAAAAATGCCGTCATGAAATTTCAACGAAGTAAGAAGTTATCAGTTGACGGAATCGCAGGGCCACAAACGCTTCGTGCATTGAATGGTTCGAAAGCATCCGCAACAAACGCGTCCAAACAAACGAAAGCGGTTAAAAGTTCTACTTTATTACGTAATGGAAGCAGGGGGCAAGCTGTCAAAAATTTGCAGTCGAAGTTAAAAAACCTTAACTATTTACATTCAAAAGTTGACGGCATTTACGGATCAGGTACAGCTAATGCAGTACGTGCATTTCAGCGTGCAAATGGCTTGGCGGCTGACGGCATAGCAGGTCCACAGACTCTTAGAGCACTCAATAATGGGAAAGCTGCCAAAAAATCACAAAGCAAAAGCAGTGGCAGCACGGCAAAAGCTTCAAATCTTGTCTCAACAGCAAAGTCGGTTATTGGGTCAAAATATAAGTATGGCGGAACAACGCCTTCCGGTTTTGATTGCAGCGGATTTTTAAACTACGTATACAAAAAGAACGGCGTAAAGGTTCCCCGTACCGTAAGCCAAATCCGTGCTTCTTCAAAGCGTGTCAGCAGCCCTAAAGCTGGAGATGTTGTCTTTTTCAACACTACAGGTAAAGGTCCATCTCATGCAGGCATTTACTTAGGCAACAATCAATTTATCCATTCTGGTTCTTCGACTGGTGTAACGATTTCCAGCTTGAACAACAGCTACTGGAAACCACGTTATATCGGAGCCGGCAGCGTATTATAATAGAATAAAAAGATTTGAAACACCTTCCATCTAAAGCATAAGCTGGAAGGTGTTTTTTCCGTTTGGCCAACATTTTTGTATCTAAGGAGGGCATAAGGCCAAATGTCCGCTTGTTTTACAGGCTGACCATTATCTCAGTCTCAAGTCTGAACGAAAACCAAACTGAAGATCGTTATAAATAAAAACGATTCGCCTTATGATTAAGACAAGCGAAAGGCAAAGGAGGTTAAGAAAATGAAATGGACATTCAAATCATTTATCGGGCTTGCTCTTTTAGCCTTGGGAGGAGTCATCTTCCTAAATGTTCTCGGCTTTCAAGGCGGATGGTTTATTAGAACCTTATTGGCAATTTTCATTGTTGGCTATGCCTTTAAGAAAATAAAGCAAGCCGAGTCATCGACGCAAAAAGGATTTGGAATAGCTGTTCTTCTGTTCGGTATTCTCATGTTTTTCGGAGCGGTTCATATTATTTTTGGCTTGCTTTTCGGACTTGTTTTCATTTACTTCGGATTGAAAATGATGGGCAAGAATTCGAAAAGAGCTACTAAAGAGCCGCTCGAAGTTTATGGTAATACGGCAGCAATTAATGAAGATGCATTCGATATTGAATGGAACAAAAAAATGAATAATAAAGGAGAATGAAAAATGGTATTTAAACGTTTAAGAGACTTAACAACAGCTACAATTCATGAGTGGATGGATCAAATGGAAGACCCGGTTGCGATGTTAAAACAGTACATGAGAGATATGGAGAAAGAAATTTCAAAAGCTGAAGAAGCGATTACGAAACAAAAGACGTTGGCACAAAAGTTTCAAATGCAAGCAGATGAGGCGAGAAAGCTAATGGCAAAACGTGCCGGACAAGCGCAGCTTGCACTTAAAGCAGATGAGGAAGAACTTGCAAGACAAGCAATGCATGGAAAAATCCAATATGAGGAACAAGTAAAGCAATATGAAAAATTGCAAGCAGAAGCAGATGAGCAAGTTCAAGCGTTAATGAAACAGCTATCCGACATGAAAGAACGTTATCAACTTCTGAAAGATCGTAAAAATGCGTTAATTGCTAGAGCGCAAGCCGCAAAAACGAAGGAAAACATGACAACGACAATGGCTAGATTTGACAGTGATAGCATCGCACATGGTTTTTCAAGAATCGAAGAAAGAATCATGGAGTTGGAAAATCGCACAGAAGTAATGGATAAAAGCCACTCTTTTGAAGCAAGAGCTGTAAAATTAGAACATAATGAAGCGGTTGAAGAAGAATTGAAAAAAATGAAAGAATCGGTTTAATTGATTTAGTATAATAAGTAAGGAATATCGGACATGTCTTGCGGCGTGTCCGTCTTTCATCAATGATGAGAGACTGAAATAGTCGATTATAGTAAAATGAAGATTACCGTTTCTGGTAGAAAGGAGAACGCGATGCGTACATCTATGAAGCGCTTTGCAGGTATGGTCATTGTATTAATCGGCATCATGATTTTTATAAACAGCCTCAATGTCCATACGGCA
This is a stretch of genomic DNA from Pueribacillus theae. It encodes these proteins:
- a CDS encoding DUF4349 domain-containing protein is translated as MSYGKEEKTGDEMKNSLRITAFFFLLIMFTACSNSSEKSAEDHAGLMRNEIHSVEVDEDRAEIAQTEESKEATDVPMKGKRKIIYTAHMDIVVPDYNESEKKISEIVEKEKGYIVNSHVNQGEHNEKSGSITVRIPQGSFQSFLDSVEKISTEVTDQSVDGEDVTEEYVDLEARLKAKMSVKKRLETFMEQAETTKDLLAVSEQMGKVQEEIEQIEGRLNYLKNQSDYSTVTVSITEKSIKVGELGSKDLNTWTRSKQLFVTTIHFIFTGVSGAVVFLLGLSPILVPIAIIVVGLYLYIRRKKRNEKASRD
- a CDS encoding HAD family hydrolase, translating into MIKAVMFDLDDTLLWDDRSINEAFEETCAAAAKKYELDPKKLEESVKKEARELYSTYETFEFTKMIGINPFEGLWGNFLDDTDDFRKLNQVVPAYRKDAWTNGLKALGIDDKELGAKLGELFPKIRRQKKYVYDETYAILDSLNDNYKLLLLTNGSPDLQNEKLRGVPELSPYFDHIIISGSFGRGKPDKGLFQHALEKLGVANNEAIMVGDKLTTDILGANQAGITSVWINRNNLTRSDDIIPDYEIQSLNEIPSIIEAVNKASKA
- a CDS encoding C40 family peptidase encodes the protein MLHINGKGLIKKITISATLAGAFTFASYIGDFEFNHNIASASQMNTNQILKVGSRGGDVKNLQSKLKVKADGIYGPATKNAVMKFQRSKKLSVDGIAGPQTLRALNGSKASATNASKQTKAVKSSTLLRNGSRGQAVKNLQSKLKNLNYLHSKVDGIYGSGTANAVRAFQRANGLAADGIAGPQTLRALNNGKAAKKSQSKSSGSTAKASNLVSTAKSVIGSKYKYGGTTPSGFDCSGFLNYVYKKNGVKVPRTVSQIRASSKRVSSPKAGDVVFFNTTGKGPSHAGIYLGNNQFIHSGSSTGVTISSLNNSYWKPRYIGAGSVL
- a CDS encoding LiaF transmembrane domain-containing protein, whose protein sequence is MKWTFKSFIGLALLALGGVIFLNVLGFQGGWFIRTLLAIFIVGYAFKKIKQAESSTQKGFGIAVLLFGILMFFGAVHIIFGLLFGLVFIYFGLKMMGKNSKRATKEPLEVYGNTAAINEDAFDIEWNKKMNNKGE
- a CDS encoding PspA/IM30 family protein, giving the protein MVFKRLRDLTTATIHEWMDQMEDPVAMLKQYMRDMEKEISKAEEAITKQKTLAQKFQMQADEARKLMAKRAGQAQLALKADEEELARQAMHGKIQYEEQVKQYEKLQAEADEQVQALMKQLSDMKERYQLLKDRKNALIARAQAAKTKENMTTTMARFDSDSIAHGFSRIEERIMELENRTEVMDKSHSFEARAVKLEHNEAVEEELKKMKESV